Proteins from one Malaya genurostris strain Urasoe2022 chromosome 2, Malgen_1.1, whole genome shotgun sequence genomic window:
- the LOC131430402 gene encoding protein rigor mortis isoform X1 translates to MDINMDGFVVPNIQAWFRQNSFMCTPDNGLLYLSRVDINYIAPLASGQLPKFRIVNAKTMIKSLACSPDWTERREFATYDEQHTVQVWDLDKGESIKGHKGHQQWIPSRPEKNNEVSSAICYVHEQKIISVEHSILIVYCLLTNSYKAYPDFFFQNNIIVALSPCPYDRDIFAAGLKNGLVKIVSLKNMSVLHNLRGHDREIVSIEWMRVPVRSQPPVDNWRGEERPKKEARKKKDKKVEETPKKPDSNSTPAVDTSDIFDIYDYNEQEEEFGTIVDHVTSSYDKQDRFRDKVHTTEGFNFLEACQNLKEDIIKAKLEDEADEDHSQRDVDETEGAHTLNSDEENELEYADKLKDFIIIDGEGKEEPKSDSEDESEDEQKETGTPRIVLATTSRENVIHFWNFDSGVAIDRVTLPNNQVSRRLCPGTFITAVWLDDSRIVANSITGNVFEWKVSFYFRGPSIKMVAKRSSKLFPVDATVFVIRSLGPIADYDPKMTYIWCQSLNRKLVAVSTSEKPEIVADLTCLAIGNTCVIENPMESTVLAIGCPDRRLVTMNLASMAYNEVICVPFMNKICCKVTALDWHPERENIIAFGTSEGRIGMLDTNNQINVPVLLPSFLSTDVYSLRWSEITDEMRVRQTVLFATGKSKMAYYKMKPGKHELVEIHQFGMVSGVSASEQYLFVGTQDGFVYVSDLHKNLTQLYRRSITRRYITSMQFKDNVLAVASNENSIRLIDFSSAIDDKVDDNIRLLEGHSKGVCCVRWGYGDSKLLVSGGFDCTFRVWETTSSSCLAIYNSVDAVFCAIFSPVNEDVIIFTGKGTTLAFVDYTKLPSIAEPTVKKSKQLKTWGVNSEAGQIKKKGRERIRVAKCTEQLDSLRLSGDNPTEKVETTSGYEESKEPPKPVTSVAQVDELADQLKEIKFKEIKSTQLKTNVPTTFHLATREFNKPTKVLECIIRVANFKEPTDEDGDQDEDDGVVQTKADDKSDEPLYFNEKLFTTEEHLRQLIAEETKNHHEARTSSIGTILLPQIGFRLKDEILERIASRTLTDQLVALAPSISYEFWRKCCEAYAYQFLEKQYTLASIPYFLAGHKITEAIEHLCKHKFFREAWAICKLRKADDDPILEVVSTEWAQYLESVGNLEGAALVWTASKQYQNAVAVLSKRKELTEDIQRAIDELNRKLQEAAE, encoded by the exons ATGGATATTAATATGGATGGCTTCGTGGTGCCAAATATACAGGCTTGGTTTCGGCAAAACAGCTTCATGTGTACACCGGATAATGGATTACTTTATCTCTCACGGGTTGATATTAACTACATTGCCCCGCTTGCCAGCGGTCAGCTCCCGAAGTTTCGCATTGTCAACGCCAAAACGAT GATCAAATCGTTGGCTTGCTCTCCGGACTGGACCGAGCGCCGAGAATTTGCAACCTACGACGAACAACATACGGTTCAGGTTTGGGATCTTGACAAAGGAGAATCGATAAAAGGTCACAAAGGCCATCAGCAATGGATACCATCGCGTCCGGAGAAAAACAACGAAGTCAGTTCTGCCATATGCTATGTCCACGAGCAGAAAATAATTTCGGTCGAACATTCGATTTTGATCGTCTACTGCTTACTTACCAATAGCTATAAAGCGTATCcggattttttctttcaaaacaaCATAATTGTTGCTCTTTCACCGTGTCCTTACGACCGTGATATCTTTGCTGCCGGACTGAAGAATGGCTTAGTGAAGATTGTTTCGCTCAAGAATATGTCAGTGCTGCACAATCTGCGCGGTCACGATAGAGAGATCGTATCGATCGAATGGATGAGGGTTCCGGTGCGATCGCAACCTCCGGTGGACAACTGGAGAGGCGAGGAGCGGCCGAAGAAAGAAGCTCGTAAGAAAAAGGACAAGAAAGTCGAGG aaACACCAAAGAAACCCGACTCGAACTCTACACCCGCAGTGGACACATCGGATATATTCGATATTTATGATTACAACGAGCAGGAAGAAGAGTTTGGAACAATCGTGGACCACGTTACGTCGAGCTATGATAAGCAGGATCGTTTTCGGGATAAAGTTCATACAACGGAGGGTTTCAATTTTCTGGAGGCgtgtcaaaatttgaaagaagatATTATTAAAGCGAAACTGGAAGACGAGGCGGACGAAGACCACAGTCAACGCGATGTTGACGAGACGGAGGGAGCGCACACGTTGAATTCGGATGAAGAAAATGAGTTGGAATATGCGGATAAACTGAAAGATTTTATCATTATTGACGGTGAAGGAAAGGAGGAACCGAAAAGTGACTCCGAGGACGAATCGGAGGACGAACAAAAGGAGACAGGAACACCGCGGATAGTGCTGGCAACTACGAGTCGGGAGAATGTCATTCATTTTTGGAACTTCGACAGTGGAGTGGCCATCGATAGGGTAACTCTGCCGAACAATCAAGTGAGTCGACGCCTTTGCCCGGGAACATTTATTACCGCGGTTTGGCTGGATGACTCGAGAATAGTAGCAAATAGTATTACCGGAAACGTGTTTGAGTGGAAAGTTTCATTCTACTTTCGGGGACCCTCCATCAA AATGGTGGCAAAACGAAGTTCCAAGTTGTTTCCGGTAGATGCCACCGTTTTCGTTATTCGCTCTTTGGGTCCCATTGCTGATTATGATCCAAAAATGACTTACATTTGGTGTCAGTCGCTCAATCGGAAGTTAGTGGCTGTTTCCACTTCGGAAAAACCGGAAATCGTGGCCGATCTGACCTGTCTGGCCATCGGGAATACATGTGTCATTGAAAACCCAATGGAATCGACCGT GCTGGCCATCGGTTGTCCTGACAGAAGACTGGTTACCATGAACCTGGCAAGCATGGCCTATAACGAGGTTATCTGTGTGCctttcatgaacaaaatttgcTGCAAAGTAACCGCActggattggcatccggagcgGGAAAACATAATTGCGTTCGGAACGTCCGAGGGAAGAATCGGTATGCTGGATACAAACAATCAGATTAACGTACCGGTCCTGCTGCCGTCGTTCCTTTCGACCGATGTGTACAGCCTTAGATGGAGTGAAATTACCGATGAGATGCGGGTGCGGCAGACGGTGCTGTTTGCGACCGGTAAAAGCAAGATGGCGTACTACAAGATGAAACCCGGAAAGCACG AGCTCGTCGAGATACATCAGTTTGGTATGGTTTCGGGTGTATCGGCTTCGGAGCAGTACCTGTTCGTGGGCACCCAGGATGGGTTTGTTTACGTTAGTGATCTCCACAAGAATCTTACGCAGTTGTACCGTCGAAGCATCACGCGTCGCTACATcacttcaatgcaattcaaggACAACGTTTTGGCGGTGGCATCGAATGAAAACAGTATTCGGTTGATTGATTTCAGCAGTGCGATTGATG ATAAAGTTGATGATAATATTCGACTGTTGGAAGGCCACAGCAAAGGAGTTTGCTGTGTGCGCTGGGGTTACGGCGATAGCAAACTGCTGGTGTCCGGTGGATTCGACTGCACTTTTCGAGTGTGGGAAACGACTAGTTCCAGCTGTTTGGCGATATACAACAGTGTGGATGCAGTGTTTTGCGCCATTTTTTCGCCGGTGAACGAAGATGTTATTATTTTCACCGGAAAAGGAACAACATTGGCTTTCGTCGACTACACCAAGCTTCCCTCGATAGCCGAACCTACGGTTAAAA AATCAAAGCAGTTGAAAACATGGGGGGTTAATTCCGAGGCCGGTCAAATTAAAAAGAAAGGCAGAGAAAGAATACGCGTTGCTAAATGCACTGAACAACTTGATTCACTTCGACTTTCAGGCGACAATCCGACTGAGAAGGTGGAGACGACCTCCGGTTATGAAGAAAGTAAAGAACCGCCTAAACCGGTGACATCCGTTGCTCAGGTGGACGAACTAGCAGATCAGTTGAAGGAGATTAAGTTCAAAGAGATCAAATCAACTCAACTGAAGACCAACGTTCCAACGACGTTCCATTTGGCCACTCGGGAGTTCAATAAGCCTACCAAGGTGCTTGAGTGCATCATCAGAGTGGCTAATTTCAAAGAACCAACCGACGAAGACGGCGATCAGGACGAAGACGATGGCGTAGTTCAAACAAAAGCAGACGATAAGTCTGACGAACCGCTGTATTTCAACGAGAAACTGTTCACAACAGAGGAACATCTTCGGCAGTTGATAGCGGAAGAAA CCAAAAATCATCACGAGGCTCGAACATCATCCATCGGGACGATTCTTCTGCCGCAGATCGGCTTTCGATTGAAGGACGAGATTCTGGAGAGGATCGCATCCAGAACGCTAACGGATCAGCTCGTGGCTCTGGCTCCGTCAATTTCCTATGA ATTCTGGCGGAAATGTTGCGAAGCGTACGCGTACCAGTTTCTTGAAAAACAATACACTTTGGCGTCCATTCCATACTTTTTGGCAGGTCACAAG
- the LOC131430402 gene encoding protein rigor mortis isoform X2 produces the protein MDINMDGFVVPNIQAWFRQNSFMCTPDNGLLYLSRVDINYIAPLASGQLPKFRIVNAKTMIKSLACSPDWTERREFATYDEQHTVQVWDLDKGESIKGHKGHQQWIPSRPEKNNEVSSAICYVHEQKIISVEHSILIVYCLLTNSYKAYPDFFFQNNIIVALSPCPYDRDIFAAGLKNGLVKIVSLKNMSVLHNLRGHDREIVSIEWMRVPVRSQPPVDNWRGEERPKKEARKKKDKKVEETPKKPDSNSTPAVDTSDIFDIYDYNEQEEEFGTIVDHVTSSYDKQDRFRDKVHTTEGFNFLEACQNLKEDIIKAKLEDEADEDHSQRDVDETEGAHTLNSDEENELEYADKLKDFIIIDGEGKEEPKSDSEDESEDEQKETGTPRIVLATTSRENVIHFWNFDSGVAIDRVTLPNNQVSRRLCPGTFITAVWLDDSRIVANSITGNVFEWKVSFYFRGPSIKMVAKRSSKLFPVDATVFVIRSLGPIADYDPKMTYIWCQSLNRKLVAVSTSEKPEIVADLTCLAIGNTCVIENPMESTVLAIGCPDRRLVTMNLASMAYNEVICVPFMNKICCKVTALDWHPERENIIAFGTSEGRIGMLDTNNQINVPVLLPSFLSTDVYSLRWSEITDEMRVRQTVLFATGKSKMAYYKMKPGKHELVEIHQFGMVSGVSASEQYLFVGTQDGFVYVSDLHKNLTQLYRRSITRRYITSMQFKDNVLAVASNENSIRLIDFSSAIDDKVDDNIRLLEGHSKGVCCVRWGYGDSKLLVSGGFDCTFRVWETTSSSCLAIYNSVDAVFCAIFSPVNEDVIIFTGKGTTLAFVDYTKLPSIAEPTVKSDNPTEKVETTSGYEESKEPPKPVTSVAQVDELADQLKEIKFKEIKSTQLKTNVPTTFHLATREFNKPTKVLECIIRVANFKEPTDEDGDQDEDDGVVQTKADDKSDEPLYFNEKLFTTEEHLRQLIAEETKNHHEARTSSIGTILLPQIGFRLKDEILERIASRTLTDQLVALAPSISYEFWRKCCEAYAYQFLEKQYTLASIPYFLAGHKITEAIEHLCKHKFFREAWAICKLRKADDDPILEVVSTEWAQYLESVGNLEGAALVWTASKQYQNAVAVLSKRKELTEDIQRAIDELNRKLQEAAE, from the exons ATGGATATTAATATGGATGGCTTCGTGGTGCCAAATATACAGGCTTGGTTTCGGCAAAACAGCTTCATGTGTACACCGGATAATGGATTACTTTATCTCTCACGGGTTGATATTAACTACATTGCCCCGCTTGCCAGCGGTCAGCTCCCGAAGTTTCGCATTGTCAACGCCAAAACGAT GATCAAATCGTTGGCTTGCTCTCCGGACTGGACCGAGCGCCGAGAATTTGCAACCTACGACGAACAACATACGGTTCAGGTTTGGGATCTTGACAAAGGAGAATCGATAAAAGGTCACAAAGGCCATCAGCAATGGATACCATCGCGTCCGGAGAAAAACAACGAAGTCAGTTCTGCCATATGCTATGTCCACGAGCAGAAAATAATTTCGGTCGAACATTCGATTTTGATCGTCTACTGCTTACTTACCAATAGCTATAAAGCGTATCcggattttttctttcaaaacaaCATAATTGTTGCTCTTTCACCGTGTCCTTACGACCGTGATATCTTTGCTGCCGGACTGAAGAATGGCTTAGTGAAGATTGTTTCGCTCAAGAATATGTCAGTGCTGCACAATCTGCGCGGTCACGATAGAGAGATCGTATCGATCGAATGGATGAGGGTTCCGGTGCGATCGCAACCTCCGGTGGACAACTGGAGAGGCGAGGAGCGGCCGAAGAAAGAAGCTCGTAAGAAAAAGGACAAGAAAGTCGAGG aaACACCAAAGAAACCCGACTCGAACTCTACACCCGCAGTGGACACATCGGATATATTCGATATTTATGATTACAACGAGCAGGAAGAAGAGTTTGGAACAATCGTGGACCACGTTACGTCGAGCTATGATAAGCAGGATCGTTTTCGGGATAAAGTTCATACAACGGAGGGTTTCAATTTTCTGGAGGCgtgtcaaaatttgaaagaagatATTATTAAAGCGAAACTGGAAGACGAGGCGGACGAAGACCACAGTCAACGCGATGTTGACGAGACGGAGGGAGCGCACACGTTGAATTCGGATGAAGAAAATGAGTTGGAATATGCGGATAAACTGAAAGATTTTATCATTATTGACGGTGAAGGAAAGGAGGAACCGAAAAGTGACTCCGAGGACGAATCGGAGGACGAACAAAAGGAGACAGGAACACCGCGGATAGTGCTGGCAACTACGAGTCGGGAGAATGTCATTCATTTTTGGAACTTCGACAGTGGAGTGGCCATCGATAGGGTAACTCTGCCGAACAATCAAGTGAGTCGACGCCTTTGCCCGGGAACATTTATTACCGCGGTTTGGCTGGATGACTCGAGAATAGTAGCAAATAGTATTACCGGAAACGTGTTTGAGTGGAAAGTTTCATTCTACTTTCGGGGACCCTCCATCAA AATGGTGGCAAAACGAAGTTCCAAGTTGTTTCCGGTAGATGCCACCGTTTTCGTTATTCGCTCTTTGGGTCCCATTGCTGATTATGATCCAAAAATGACTTACATTTGGTGTCAGTCGCTCAATCGGAAGTTAGTGGCTGTTTCCACTTCGGAAAAACCGGAAATCGTGGCCGATCTGACCTGTCTGGCCATCGGGAATACATGTGTCATTGAAAACCCAATGGAATCGACCGT GCTGGCCATCGGTTGTCCTGACAGAAGACTGGTTACCATGAACCTGGCAAGCATGGCCTATAACGAGGTTATCTGTGTGCctttcatgaacaaaatttgcTGCAAAGTAACCGCActggattggcatccggagcgGGAAAACATAATTGCGTTCGGAACGTCCGAGGGAAGAATCGGTATGCTGGATACAAACAATCAGATTAACGTACCGGTCCTGCTGCCGTCGTTCCTTTCGACCGATGTGTACAGCCTTAGATGGAGTGAAATTACCGATGAGATGCGGGTGCGGCAGACGGTGCTGTTTGCGACCGGTAAAAGCAAGATGGCGTACTACAAGATGAAACCCGGAAAGCACG AGCTCGTCGAGATACATCAGTTTGGTATGGTTTCGGGTGTATCGGCTTCGGAGCAGTACCTGTTCGTGGGCACCCAGGATGGGTTTGTTTACGTTAGTGATCTCCACAAGAATCTTACGCAGTTGTACCGTCGAAGCATCACGCGTCGCTACATcacttcaatgcaattcaaggACAACGTTTTGGCGGTGGCATCGAATGAAAACAGTATTCGGTTGATTGATTTCAGCAGTGCGATTGATG ATAAAGTTGATGATAATATTCGACTGTTGGAAGGCCACAGCAAAGGAGTTTGCTGTGTGCGCTGGGGTTACGGCGATAGCAAACTGCTGGTGTCCGGTGGATTCGACTGCACTTTTCGAGTGTGGGAAACGACTAGTTCCAGCTGTTTGGCGATATACAACAGTGTGGATGCAGTGTTTTGCGCCATTTTTTCGCCGGTGAACGAAGATGTTATTATTTTCACCGGAAAAGGAACAACATTGGCTTTCGTCGACTACACCAAGCTTCCCTCGATAGCCGAACCTACGGTTAAAA GCGACAATCCGACTGAGAAGGTGGAGACGACCTCCGGTTATGAAGAAAGTAAAGAACCGCCTAAACCGGTGACATCCGTTGCTCAGGTGGACGAACTAGCAGATCAGTTGAAGGAGATTAAGTTCAAAGAGATCAAATCAACTCAACTGAAGACCAACGTTCCAACGACGTTCCATTTGGCCACTCGGGAGTTCAATAAGCCTACCAAGGTGCTTGAGTGCATCATCAGAGTGGCTAATTTCAAAGAACCAACCGACGAAGACGGCGATCAGGACGAAGACGATGGCGTAGTTCAAACAAAAGCAGACGATAAGTCTGACGAACCGCTGTATTTCAACGAGAAACTGTTCACAACAGAGGAACATCTTCGGCAGTTGATAGCGGAAGAAA CCAAAAATCATCACGAGGCTCGAACATCATCCATCGGGACGATTCTTCTGCCGCAGATCGGCTTTCGATTGAAGGACGAGATTCTGGAGAGGATCGCATCCAGAACGCTAACGGATCAGCTCGTGGCTCTGGCTCCGTCAATTTCCTATGA ATTCTGGCGGAAATGTTGCGAAGCGTACGCGTACCAGTTTCTTGAAAAACAATACACTTTGGCGTCCATTCCATACTTTTTGGCAGGTCACAAG